The proteins below are encoded in one region of Patescibacteria group bacterium:
- a CDS encoding GlsB/YeaQ/YmgE family stress response membrane protein, which yields MLNLLLWIVFGAVVGLIATSVMGTNRKGSLITDVIVGILGALVGGLIASIFGVSGVTGFNIYSLVIAIIGAIILIWGERMLYQ from the coding sequence ATGTTAAATCTTCTTCTATGGATCGTTTTCGGAGCCGTGGTCGGGCTAATTGCGACATCAGTTATGGGCACCAATCGAAAAGGCAGCCTGATTACGGATGTAATTGTCGGAATTCTCGGAGCTCTGGTTGGCGGATTGATCGCCAGCATTTTCGGTGTCAGTGGTGTAACGGGCTTTAATATCTATAGCCTGGTGATCGCCATTATCGGAGCTATCATTCTGATTTGGGGCGAAAGAATGCTTTACCAATAG
- a CDS encoding ABC transporter substrate-binding protein → MKLFKKIHLWIMLLWGYIQNNRRAFFLGLIVSIAFIFLLPKVSPFLFKSQPESIGMVGNYTFSTLPRPIQDELSFGLVKLLPDYSATTGAALSWTATDSGKIFIFNLNPNLTWQDGTKLTSDQINYNLKGVEISRPDAQTVKFVLKEPFAPLVTLLSQPLFKNGLVGLGKNRVTSVQLNGRFLSAITIENVATKHDKVYKFFASEKDLITALRLGSIRKAKGLHEVQNLETDPSYRVDSTIAGNSEAVIFFNTVKQPLEDKAFRQALVYALPDTFAGGETAESPLPKGHWAQTGSAKKYSQNLNLAKSSIQKIASGSAGAKIVLTTSQELSKEAEVIASAWKTAGVDIQVQESDVLPLNFDAYLTLIDLPDDPDQYALWHSTQTGNLTGYKSFKVDKLLEEGRQTIDHDARLETYSAFEKAITEDVPAAFLFYPKVYTVTRAH, encoded by the coding sequence ATGAAGCTTTTCAAGAAGATCCATTTGTGGATAATGCTCTTGTGGGGTTATATTCAAAATAACCGCCGGGCCTTTTTTCTCGGTCTAATCGTCAGTATTGCCTTCATTTTTCTTTTGCCAAAAGTTTCTCCATTTCTTTTTAAAAGTCAGCCGGAATCTATTGGAATGGTGGGAAATTACACTTTTTCTACCTTGCCCCGGCCAATTCAGGACGAATTGAGTTTTGGACTGGTTAAGCTTTTGCCGGATTATAGTGCAACGACCGGGGCTGCTCTTAGCTGGACGGCAACTGATTCCGGGAAAATTTTTATTTTTAATCTTAATCCCAATCTCACCTGGCAGGATGGAACGAAACTGACCTCGGACCAAATTAATTATAATCTTAAAGGCGTAGAAATAAGTCGCCCTGACGCTCAGACCGTTAAATTTGTCCTTAAAGAACCATTTGCTCCGTTGGTAACTCTTTTATCCCAGCCGTTGTTTAAGAACGGTTTGGTTGGTTTGGGAAAAAACCGGGTTACAAGCGTCCAGTTAAACGGCCGATTTTTGTCAGCAATTACCATCGAAAATGTGGCCACAAAACATGATAAAGTCTATAAGTTTTTTGCTTCAGAAAAAGATCTTATAACCGCTCTTCGCCTGGGGTCGATAAGGAAAGCAAAAGGTTTACATGAGGTTCAAAATTTGGAAACTGACCCGTCTTACCGGGTCGATAGTACAATCGCTGGAAACTCCGAGGCGGTTATTTTTTTTAATACGGTTAAACAACCATTGGAAGACAAAGCTTTTCGTCAGGCGTTGGTTTACGCTCTCCCGGACACTTTTGCCGGGGGTGAGACCGCGGAATCACCGCTGCCGAAAGGCCATTGGGCCCAAACTGGCAGCGCTAAAAAATATTCTCAAAATCTTAATCTGGCGAAAAGTTCTATTCAAAAAATCGCTTCAGGTTCCGCTGGTGCGAAGATTGTGTTAACTACCAGTCAAGAACTAAGCAAAGAGGCAGAGGTCATCGCTTCGGCCTGGAAAACAGCCGGGGTTGATATCCAAGTTCAAGAAAGTGACGTTTTGCCACTTAATTTCGATGCCTATTTAACTCTGATCGATTTGCCCGACGATCCGGATCAATACGCCTTATGGCATTCAACACAGACAGGAAATCTGACAGGATATAAAAGCTTTAAAGTCGACAAGCTTTTAGAAGAAGGACGCCAAACCATTGATCATGATGCCCGCCTGGAAACCTACAGCGCCTTCGAAAAAGCGATTACCGAAGATGTTCCGGCCGCTTTTCTTTTTTATCCGAAAGTTTATACTGTCACCCGCGCTCATTAA
- the secG gene encoding preprotein translocase subunit SecG has translation MKTILIIAQIVDSMALAGFILLQAKGTGLGNSAIFGGSGEFYSSKRGVERVVFVGTIVLSVLFAIFSLLLLVVK, from the coding sequence ATGAAAACCATTCTTATCATCGCGCAGATAGTAGATAGCATGGCACTTGCCGGGTTTATTCTTCTCCAGGCGAAGGGCACGGGTCTGGGGAATTCGGCAATTTTTGGTGGATCCGGTGAGTTTTACAGCAGCAAACGGGGAGTAGAAAGAGTCGTTTTTGTGGGAACTATCGTGCTTTCGGTCCTATTTGCAATTTTCTCCCTTTTGCTTCTGGTTGTTAAATGA
- a CDS encoding phage holin family protein, which translates to MVKGLARSYLINLFALWVAAQYIGGFHLTEGWKSLLIVGAGFTTLHLILKPVLKIFLGALNFLTLGVIDLIIDAGILYALALYFPQVSLTPWYFPGLITDYLALPAYDLSLIAVTVISAFLINVIRSVLEALAS; encoded by the coding sequence GTGGTTAAAGGTCTAGCCCGTTCATACCTGATTAACCTCTTTGCTCTCTGGGTGGCGGCACAATATATCGGCGGCTTTCATCTGACAGAAGGCTGGAAATCGCTATTAATCGTCGGGGCAGGGTTTACGACCCTGCATCTCATTCTAAAGCCGGTCCTGAAAATCTTTCTCGGAGCCTTGAACTTTCTGACATTGGGAGTAATTGATCTGATAATTGATGCCGGAATTTTATATGCTCTGGCGTTGTATTTCCCTCAGGTATCTTTAACTCCCTGGTATTTCCCTGGTTTGATCACTGACTATTTGGCTTTGCCTGCCTATGACCTGAGCTTGATTGCCGTCACCGTGATTTCCGCTTTTTTAATTAATGTGATAAGATCAGTCTTGGAAGCTTTAGCCTCATGA
- a CDS encoding GIY-YIG nuclease family protein, whose translation MELYQSLPKSPGVYFFKDKKGKIIYIGKARSLRDRVSSYFQNPANLLPKTASLVSEIAKIDYIEVASEVDALLLEANQIKKYLPKYNIAGKDGSSFPLIEITNDNIPLVRIVRRKEDPKSFYFGPYPTGSDIAGLLRYLRRIFPFVSEKHRGRPCLRSHLGLCPCPDYNDYPSNLKHLKDFLGGKRTAVQKQLEKEMKIAAKAQNFEEANRIKNKLDQIAWIISAENRPWQYEQNPNLVNDRRNEEVKKLAELLNISPLHKIEAYDISNTSGKQATGAQVTFIDGEPEKSLYRRYKIKLKEVPDDYAMLKEVLSRRLKSDKPLPELFVIDGGKGQVSAVREIISNVPVIGLAKRLETIITPNTEIKLSPDSPALHLLQRLRDEAHRFSRKYHFLLRSRKMLE comes from the coding sequence TTGGAATTATATCAATCGCTACCCAAATCGCCCGGAGTCTACTTTTTCAAAGACAAAAAGGGCAAGATAATATACATCGGTAAGGCCCGCTCGCTTCGTGACCGGGTGAGTTCCTATTTCCAAAACCCGGCCAACCTTTTGCCCAAAACGGCCAGTCTTGTTTCGGAAATTGCCAAAATTGACTATATTGAAGTTGCCAGCGAAGTCGACGCTTTGCTTTTGGAAGCCAATCAGATCAAAAAGTATCTTCCAAAATACAACATTGCTGGCAAGGACGGAAGCAGCTTTCCTCTGATCGAAATAACAAATGATAATATTCCGTTAGTCCGCATCGTGCGCCGAAAGGAGGATCCGAAAAGTTTCTATTTCGGACCATATCCGACAGGCAGCGATATAGCCGGCTTGTTGCGCTACCTGCGCCGGATTTTTCCCTTTGTTTCGGAAAAACATCGGGGCCGCCCTTGTCTGCGGTCGCACTTGGGCCTTTGTCCTTGTCCGGATTACAACGACTACCCGAGCAATCTTAAACATCTGAAGGACTTTCTCGGCGGCAAAAGAACAGCGGTTCAAAAGCAGTTGGAAAAAGAAATGAAAATCGCTGCCAAAGCTCAAAACTTCGAGGAAGCAAATAGGATTAAAAACAAACTGGACCAGATTGCCTGGATTATTTCTGCCGAGAATCGGCCGTGGCAGTATGAACAGAATCCAAACCTGGTCAACGACAGGAGAAATGAGGAAGTTAAGAAGTTAGCTGAACTCCTGAATATTTCGCCGCTTCACAAGATCGAGGCCTATGATATCTCGAATACTTCCGGCAAGCAGGCTACCGGGGCCCAGGTTACTTTTATTGACGGCGAGCCGGAAAAGAGCCTTTACCGGCGCTACAAAATTAAATTAAAAGAGGTGCCTGACGACTATGCCATGCTCAAGGAAGTATTGTCCCGGCGTTTGAAATCGGACAAACCCCTGCCGGAACTATTTGTGATTGATGGGGGCAAAGGGCAGGTCAGCGCTGTAAGGGAAATTATATCGAATGTACCGGTAATTGGTTTAGCAAAGCGCCTGGAAACAATTATCACCCCGAATACTGAAATTAAATTAAGTCCGGACTCTCCGGCGTTACATTTGTTGCAAAGGCTTCGCGACGAAGCTCACCGCTTCAGCCGGAAGTACCACTTTCTTTTAAGAAGCAGAAAAATGTTAGAATAA
- the uvrA gene encoding excinuclease ABC subunit UvrA, with the protein MSDEKIIIKGAREHNLKNIDVEIPKNKLVVFTGVSGSGKSSLAFDTIYAEGQRRYVESLSSYARQFLGVMDKPDLDNITGLSPAISIDQKTTSHNPRSTVGTITEIYDYLRLLFARIGHPHCPNCGREIEHLSLDQIVEQVQKLGESGKLGRSGKRFLILAPVVKGRKGEYTQLFNSLRAKGIIKVRVDKHIYDVDDDIVLIKTNKHDIEAVVDRITVTKVTEVNKDISRLRESVEKALKLAAGEIIVSEVLDASFEFPERPAKMEDHLFSEKFACPVCNISLSEIEPRLFSFNSPQGACPRCTGLGFLLKIDPELVINPELSVLEGGILPMGNEVEHDTWFIRMVKAVAEKHNFSLSSPIGQMKKENLNLILFGTGEEEIHVTGTNREGRMTGFYEKFEGVIPRMERLYNETESEWRRMDIEKYMRNEPCPDCHGAKLKPEALSVTIDGQNIFQVTTKSISEVLRWVKTLTNIGRHWQTLADREKAISKPIFKELISRLQFLEDVGLDYLTLGRSANTLAGGEAQRIRLASQIGSGLSGVLYVLDEPSIGLHQRDNQRLISTLSNLRDLGNSVIVVEHDREMMEKADYIFDFGPGAGEHGGEIIAQGTPVQIKKDPNSITGKYLSGRKEIEIQDSGRLMTEERFLMTENGKQNGEKKLVLLGAREHNLKNIDVEFPLGKFIVVTGVSGSGKSTLVHDILYQALAGKFYPLHKEKPGNFDGLLGWEFLDKVILIDQSPIGRTPRSNPATYTGAFTPIREIFAQTREARIKGYEAGRFSFNVKGGRCEACQGEGQIKIEMQFLPDIYVDCEVCGGKRYNQEALGVLYKNKNIAEVLAMTVEEALEFFAPIPVLHEKLQTLTDVGLGYLKLGQPAPTLSGGEAQRVKLAAELSKKATGKTVYILDEPTTGLHFADLERLLWVLKSLVNKGNTVIVIEHNLDVIKNADYLIDLGPEGGDGGGQIVATGTPEEVAKAKESWTGRYL; encoded by the coding sequence ATGTCTGACGAAAAAATCATCATCAAGGGCGCCAGGGAACACAATCTCAAAAACATTGATGTAGAAATTCCCAAGAATAAACTGGTAGTTTTTACCGGAGTTTCGGGTAGTGGTAAATCCAGCCTGGCCTTCGATACGATATATGCCGAAGGACAAAGACGGTATGTTGAAAGTTTATCCAGTTATGCCCGGCAATTCCTGGGCGTCATGGATAAGCCGGATTTAGACAATATTACCGGATTGTCACCGGCGATTTCGATCGATCAGAAAACCACTTCCCACAACCCCCGGTCCACTGTCGGGACCATCACCGAAATTTATGATTATCTGCGGTTGCTTTTTGCCCGGATTGGCCATCCCCATTGCCCAAACTGCGGCCGGGAAATTGAACATCTCTCTTTGGACCAAATTGTCGAGCAGGTTCAGAAATTAGGAGAATCGGGGAAGCTAGGAAGGTCAGGAAAAAGATTCTTAATTTTAGCTCCGGTGGTAAAAGGGCGAAAGGGGGAATATACCCAACTTTTTAACAGCCTGCGCGCCAAAGGCATTATCAAAGTTCGGGTAGATAAACATATTTATGATGTGGATGACGATATTGTGCTGATTAAGACAAATAAACATGATATTGAAGCGGTAGTGGACCGAATAACAGTAACCAAAGTAACCGAAGTAAACAAAGACATTTCAAGATTGCGGGAGAGTGTGGAGAAAGCGTTGAAATTAGCGGCTGGGGAAATTATTGTCAGCGAAGTGCTGGATGCCAGTTTCGAGTTCCCAGAGCGGCCGGCAAAAATGGAGGACCATCTGTTTTCGGAAAAGTTTGCCTGCCCGGTTTGTAATATCTCCTTAAGCGAAATCGAACCCCGGTTGTTTTCGTTTAACTCTCCGCAGGGCGCGTGCCCCAGGTGTACAGGTCTCGGCTTTTTATTAAAAATTGATCCCGAATTGGTTATCAACCCGGAGCTATCTGTATTGGAAGGCGGTATTTTGCCGATGGGTAACGAAGTGGAGCACGACACCTGGTTTATCCGCATGGTAAAGGCTGTCGCCGAGAAGCATAATTTTTCCCTTTCTTCGCCAATTGGCCAGATGAAAAAAGAGAATTTAAATTTGATTTTGTTCGGCACCGGCGAGGAAGAAATTCATGTAACCGGCACCAACCGGGAAGGCCGGATGACCGGGTTTTATGAGAAGTTTGAAGGAGTGATTCCCCGAATGGAGCGCCTTTATAACGAAACTGAGTCCGAGTGGCGCCGGATGGACATTGAAAAGTATATGCGAAACGAACCTTGCCCGGATTGTCACGGAGCCAAGCTCAAGCCCGAGGCGTTATCAGTCACTATCGACGGCCAAAATATTTTCCAGGTAACGACAAAATCAATCAGCGAAGTCTTGAGATGGGTAAAGACATTGACAAACATTGGCAGACATTGGCAGACATTGGCAGACAGGGAAAAAGCGATTTCGAAACCGATTTTTAAAGAGCTGATTTCCCGATTGCAGTTTTTGGAAGATGTGGGTTTGGACTATCTGACACTGGGAAGAAGCGCGAACACTTTGGCGGGGGGAGAAGCCCAGAGAATCAGGTTAGCCTCCCAGATTGGTTCCGGATTATCCGGGGTTTTGTATGTTTTGGATGAACCGTCAATTGGATTACATCAACGGGATAACCAGCGTCTCATAAGTACCTTAAGTAACTTAAGAGATTTAGGGAATTCAGTTATCGTAGTGGAACATGACCGGGAAATGATGGAAAAAGCGGATTACATTTTTGACTTCGGGCCGGGTGCGGGGGAACACGGGGGAGAAATCATTGCTCAGGGAACACCAGTCCAAATCAAGAAGGACCCGAATTCGATAACGGGGAAATACTTGTCGGGAAGAAAAGAAATTGAAATACAAGATAGCGGAAGACTGATGACAGAAGAAAGATTCCTGATGACAGAAAACGGAAAACAGAACGGCGAAAAAAAGTTAGTTTTGTTGGGGGCGAGGGAACATAACTTGAAAAATATTGATGTCGAGTTTCCATTAGGAAAATTCATTGTGGTTACCGGTGTTTCCGGTTCGGGAAAATCGACTTTGGTGCATGATATTTTATATCAGGCCCTGGCAGGGAAGTTTTATCCGCTCCACAAGGAGAAGCCAGGCAATTTCGACGGATTATTGGGATGGGAATTTCTCGATAAAGTTATTCTGATTGATCAGTCTCCCATTGGCAGAACGCCAAGATCCAACCCGGCCACTTACACCGGAGCCTTTACTCCGATCAGGGAAATATTTGCCCAAACCCGGGAAGCGCGGATAAAAGGATATGAAGCGGGCCGGTTCAGTTTTAACGTTAAAGGCGGCCGATGTGAGGCTTGCCAGGGGGAAGGCCAGATTAAAATTGAAATGCAGTTTTTGCCGGACATTTATGTTGACTGCGAGGTTTGCGGCGGCAAAAGATATAACCAGGAAGCCTTAGGTGTTCTTTACAAAAATAAAAATATTGCTGAGGTTTTGGCGATGACGGTTGAAGAAGCTTTGGAGTTTTTTGCTCCCATACCGGTTCTTCACGAAAAGCTCCAAACTTTGACCGATGTCGGCTTGGGCTACCTTAAATTGGGCCAGCCTGCTCCGACTCTCTCCGGCGGCGAGGCTCAGCGGGTAAAACTGGCCGCAGAACTATCTAAGAAAGCTACAGGCAAGACGGTTTACATTCTGGATGAACCGACGACGGGGCTGCATTTTGCCGATCTGGAGAGGCTTTTGTGGGTTCTGAAAAGTCTGGTAAACAAGGGCAACACGGTGATTGTGATCGAACACAACCTGGATGTCATTAAAAATGCCGACTATTTGATTGATCTTGGACCGGAAGGCGGCGACGGAGGCGGCCAAATTGTGGCCACGGGAACCCCGGAAGAAGTAGCCAAGGCAAAAGAGAGCTGGACAGGAAGATATCTCTAA
- the uvrB gene encoding excinuclease ABC subunit UvrB translates to MSFRLISGYKPTGDQPQAIEKLVAGINAGAKHQVLLGVTGSGKTFTMANLIDKVQKPTLVIAHNKTLAAQLYQEFKEFFPDNAVSYFVSYYDFYQPEAYIPQTDTYIEKETEINEEIDKLRLQTTTNLLTRKDTIVVASVSAIYNLGSPVEYGRFILELSPELNIDRKIVLERLADLQYDRSDFDFRRGTFRVSGDIVSVYPAYEDYGIRIEFNPEGTQVKQLIKINPLTGEKIEVFDKPQPGPAAPGSYRSVVIYPAKHYMTDPQKYTDVFKLIRSDLDEQVKRFQSAGKILEAQRIKSRVTYDLEMIAEVGYVNGIENYSRYFDGRNPGDPPYSLLEYFPKDYLLIIDESHMTVPQIRGMYNGDRSRKQTLIDYGFRLPAALDNRPLRFDEFVRRMGQTVYTSATPDEWEISQSEGNIIEQLVRPTGLVDPEVEIKKTEGQITDLIEEIKKRVEKKERVLVTTLTKRMAEELTDYLNEHEKTIKVAYLHSDVENIERTNILRQLRLGEYDVVVGINLLREGLDLPEVSLVAILDADKEGFLRSRTSLIQTMGRAARHIHGKVIMYADNLTRSMDQAVKENNRRREYQLKWNKDHHITPVGISKPIRENVLTERKEDRDKRGAWGNRLAVMLDQELGEIDITQLTPDDKNKLKKVLEKRMKESAKILDFEGAAYYRDKIKSLDKED, encoded by the coding sequence ATGTCTTTTCGTCTCATTTCCGGTTACAAACCGACCGGTGATCAACCGCAGGCCATTGAAAAACTGGTAGCGGGGATTAACGCGGGCGCGAAACACCAGGTTCTTCTCGGAGTTACCGGCAGCGGCAAGACCTTCACTATGGCAAACCTGATTGATAAGGTTCAGAAGCCCACACTGGTTATTGCTCACAATAAAACCCTGGCGGCTCAGCTTTATCAGGAATTTAAAGAGTTTTTTCCCGACAACGCCGTCTCCTACTTTGTCAGCTACTACGATTTTTACCAACCTGAAGCCTACATTCCCCAAACGGACACCTATATCGAAAAAGAAACGGAAATTAATGAGGAGATAGATAAGCTCCGGCTCCAGACGACCACTAATTTATTGACCCGAAAAGATACGATCGTTGTCGCGTCAGTATCAGCTATTTATAACCTTGGCAGTCCGGTAGAATACGGCCGGTTTATTTTGGAACTTTCGCCGGAACTAAATATTGACCGAAAAATAGTTCTCGAGCGGTTAGCAGACCTGCAATATGACCGCAGCGACTTTGATTTTAGACGGGGGACTTTCCGGGTTTCGGGCGATATTGTCAGTGTCTATCCGGCCTATGAAGATTATGGCATTCGCATCGAGTTTAACCCCGAAGGAACCCAGGTAAAACAACTTATTAAGATTAATCCTCTGACCGGCGAAAAGATTGAAGTGTTTGATAAACCACAACCCGGACCGGCGGCTCCGGGGTCATACCGCAGCGTGGTTATTTACCCGGCCAAACACTATATGACCGACCCGCAAAAATATACTGATGTCTTTAAACTGATCCGGTCAGACCTTGATGAGCAGGTTAAGCGTTTTCAGTCAGCCGGAAAAATATTGGAAGCCCAGAGAATTAAAAGCCGGGTAACCTATGACCTGGAAATGATTGCGGAAGTGGGTTATGTTAACGGCATTGAAAATTACAGCCGTTATTTTGACGGCCGCAATCCTGGAGATCCACCTTATTCGCTACTTGAGTATTTTCCGAAGGATTATTTGCTGATAATCGACGAGTCGCATATGACTGTACCGCAGATCCGGGGCATGTACAACGGCGACCGCAGCCGCAAGCAAACCTTAATCGACTATGGTTTCCGGCTGCCGGCAGCTTTGGATAACCGGCCGCTCCGGTTTGACGAGTTCGTGCGGCGGATGGGACAAACGGTTTACACCTCCGCGACTCCTGACGAGTGGGAAATCTCACAATCCGAGGGAAATATTATCGAACAGCTGGTTCGGCCGACAGGTCTGGTTGACCCGGAAGTGGAAATCAAAAAAACCGAAGGCCAGATCACTGACTTGATAGAAGAAATTAAAAAAAGAGTGGAGAAAAAAGAACGGGTTCTGGTAACTACCCTGACCAAGCGAATGGCCGAGGAGCTAACCGACTATCTGAACGAACACGAAAAAACAATAAAAGTTGCTTACCTTCATAGTGATGTCGAAAATATTGAGCGAACCAATATTTTGCGCCAGCTGCGGCTCGGTGAATATGATGTCGTTGTCGGTATTAATCTTCTCCGGGAAGGTTTAGACCTGCCGGAAGTGAGCCTGGTAGCAATTCTCGACGCCGACAAAGAAGGGTTTTTGCGCAGCAGAACTTCCTTAATTCAAACCATGGGCCGGGCAGCTCGGCATATTCATGGCAAGGTCATTATGTATGCCGACAATCTGACCCGCTCGATGGATCAGGCCGTTAAGGAAAATAACCGGCGCCGGGAATATCAACTCAAATGGAATAAAGACCACCACATTACTCCGGTGGGCATTTCCAAACCGATCCGCGAAAATGTGCTGACCGAAAGGAAAGAAGATCGGGACAAACGCGGAGCCTGGGGTAATCGGCTAGCGGTTATGCTGGACCAGGAATTGGGGGAAATCGATATAACGCAATTGACACCGGATGATAAAAACAAACTGAAAAAAGTTTTGGAAAAAAGAATGAAGGAATCCGCTAAAATTCTCGACTTTGAAGGAGCGGCTTACTATAGGGATAAAATTAAGAGTTTAGATAAGGAAGATTAG
- the lexA gene encoding transcriptional repressor LexA, translating into MPVVLYKRQRDLLEFIQNFVKQHGYSPTLAEICKGMGLSSPATVHEHLKTLEAKGVIRRNPNEVRGLEVTAPYNTNYITDHAAGVELPLLGYIHAGKPLEPHEDPTATFKVSANLVPSGKIAFVLQVKGDSMIEDGILPGDYAVLIKEENVKNGDVVVALLNNGLATLKRFYKEAEQVKLMPANSKMEPIYATEVQIQGKLVAVVRRYF; encoded by the coding sequence ATGCCAGTTGTTTTATACAAAAGACAGCGCGACCTTCTCGAATTTATCCAGAACTTTGTTAAGCAGCACGGCTATAGTCCAACCCTGGCCGAAATTTGCAAAGGCATGGGTCTTTCCTCGCCAGCCACCGTTCATGAACATCTTAAAACCCTGGAAGCCAAAGGAGTGATTCGCCGCAACCCCAATGAAGTCCGGGGCCTCGAGGTCACTGCTCCTTACAACACTAATTATATTACCGATCACGCTGCCGGAGTGGAACTGCCCCTTTTAGGCTACATTCACGCCGGAAAACCCTTGGAGCCGCACGAAGACCCGACGGCGACTTTTAAGGTTTCAGCTAATTTGGTCCCGTCCGGGAAAATTGCCTTTGTCCTTCAGGTAAAAGGCGACTCGATGATTGAAGACGGGATCCTGCCCGGCGACTATGCCGTTTTAATAAAAGAAGAGAATGTTAAAAACGGTGATGTCGTCGTCGCCCTCTTAAATAATGGCTTAGCCACCCTGAAAAGATTTTATAAAGAAGCGGAACAGGTCAAATTGATGCCGGCTAATTCCAAAATGGAACCAATTTACGCGACCGAAGTCCAAATCCAAGGAAAACTGGTGGCTGTTGTCCGGAGATACTTTTAG
- a CDS encoding DedA family protein translates to MIELLTNFIIAIIKATGYPGVFVLMTLESALVPIPSEATMPFAGSLVSPGIFNFWLLVMIGTAGNLLGSLLAYGLGYLGENEVADFIRRYGKYVLVREKEFEHARVLFNRFGEPIVFISRILPAVRTYISLPAGIAKMDLKKFVFYTAAGSFIWAIVLTYLGVILGNNWHLLSKYFHILDFVVIGGIVLAVLYLVLKRLKKI, encoded by the coding sequence ATGATAGAACTGTTAACCAACTTTATTATAGCCATTATTAAAGCCACCGGATACCCCGGCGTTTTCGTTCTTATGACTTTGGAATCTGCGTTGGTTCCGATTCCTTCCGAAGCCACAATGCCTTTTGCCGGTTCATTAGTTTCTCCAGGTATCTTTAATTTCTGGTTACTGGTGATGATCGGTACTGCCGGTAATTTACTGGGGTCGCTTCTTGCTTATGGCTTAGGCTACCTGGGAGAAAATGAAGTGGCGGACTTTATCCGCCGCTATGGGAAGTATGTTCTGGTCCGCGAGAAAGAATTCGAACATGCGAGAGTTCTGTTTAACCGCTTCGGCGAGCCGATCGTCTTTATCAGTCGGATTCTTCCGGCGGTGCGAACTTATATTTCACTTCCGGCCGGCATTGCCAAAATGGATTTGAAAAAATTCGTTTTTTATACAGCTGCCGGATCGTTTATCTGGGCGATAGTCTTAACCTATCTGGGGGTAATTCTTGGCAATAACTGGCATCTTCTAAGCAAGTATTTTCATATTCTTGACTTTGTCGTTATTGGTGGTATTGTTTTGGCAGTCCTCTATTTGGTCTTAAAGAGACTAAAGAAGATTTAA
- the rsmI gene encoding 16S rRNA (cytidine(1402)-2'-O)-methyltransferase gives MLYIVATPIGNLEDISLRAVRILKEADVILAEDTRHTGLLLKSLEIPHKPFISFYEEVETQKMDELLALIASEQKVVLVSDAGTPLISDPGYKLVREAIKRGIKVESIPGPSAVVTALTVSGLPPNRFMFMGYPPEKPSHQLNLYKMLAHSLETLPVTVIFYVSPHKIRKTLELVKEVFGDQQIVLIRELTKVYEERISGTISEVLEKISNPQGEFVLLFNKDL, from the coding sequence ATGCTTTATATTGTAGCCACACCGATAGGGAATTTGGAAGATATCAGTTTACGCGCGGTCAGAATCCTCAAGGAAGCGGATGTAATCTTGGCTGAAGACACGCGCCACACCGGCTTGCTCTTAAAAAGTCTGGAAATTCCCCACAAACCTTTTATTTCTTTTTATGAAGAAGTTGAAACCCAAAAAATGGATGAACTTCTGGCCTTGATTGCCTCGGAGCAAAAAGTGGTTTTAGTCAGCGACGCCGGGACTCCGCTTATTTCTGATCCCGGCTACAAATTAGTTCGCGAAGCCATTAAAAGGGGAATCAAAGTAGAAAGCATTCCCGGACCTAGCGCGGTGGTTACGGCTTTGACCGTTTCCGGTCTGCCGCCGAATCGCTTTATGTTTATGGGCTATCCGCCGGAAAAGCCCTCCCACCAGTTAAATTTGTATAAAATGCTGGCTCATAGCCTGGAAACTCTGCCGGTTACGGTTATTTTCTATGTTTCCCCTCATAAAATCCGCAAAACTCTGGAGCTTGTGAAGGAAGTTTTCGGCGATCAGCAGATCGTTCTTATCCGAGAATTGACCAAAGTATACGAAGAACGCATTTCCGGGACGATTTCCGAAGTTCTGGAAAAAATTTCTAATCCTCAGGGCGAATTTGTGCTACTCTTTAATAAAGATCTTTGA